TCAGCGGCCGGCCGCGCCGGGTCTGGCCGGCGGGCGCGTCGGCGGGCGGCGCCTGCTTGTGCACGGCCGTGCGGCCGGCCGTCGCATACAGGATCAGGGCGACCGCGCCGAACGACAGCCAGAAGCCGGGCCACATGACGGCCCACGGGTCGAGCAGCACGACGACACCCGCCGCCAGCGCCAGGATGTGCGTCACGCCGGGCAGGCGGTCGGTCCACAACGCCAGCGCCACGACACCCAGCATGTACAAGGTGCGCTGCGCCGGCACGCCGAAGCCGGCCAGCAGCACGTAGCCCAGCGCCGCCAGCATGCCGGCCAGCGCCGCGACCCGCTGCGCCGGCAGCCGCAACGGCAGCTGCAGTGCCGTCATGAAGAAGGAGCGCCGCCACAGCCACGATGCTGCGCCGGCCGCCAAACCCGCGATCATCGTGATGTGCAGCCCCGAGATGGAGATCAGGTGGCCGATGCCCGTACGCGTGAAGACCTGCCAGTCCGCCTGGGCGATGCCGCGCTGGTCGCCGACGACCAGCGCGACGATGACGCCGGCGTACGGGCGGCCCGCCAGCGCCGCCAGGATGCGGTGGCGCAGCTTGTCGCGGGTGCGCGCGATCACGTTGTGCGCGGTCGGCACGAATGCCGCCAGGCGCCGGTTCGGTCCTTCGCTGCGCACGTAGCCCGTCGCGCGGACGCCCTGCTCCAGCAGCCACAGTTCGTAATCGAAGCCGCCCGGGTTGGCGTTGCCGTGCGGCCGCTGCAGCCGTATTTTCAGTTGCCAGCGCTCGCCGGGACGAACCGCCGCGGCCGGGCTGCTTTCGCCGCCGTACCAGGACAGTGCGACGCGCGGCGGCACGGCCATATGCGCCGGTGCCAGGGCCATTTCGACGGCGAAATGGAAGCGCGTGCTGTGCGCGCCCGCGGCGGGCAGGCTGTCGATGGTGCCGACGACGAGGACGTCGCGGCCTTCGTCCTGCGCCGCCAGGCCAGGCGCCAGGGTCCGGGTGGCAACGAGGGCGGCCCAGCAGAAGCCGGCCAATGCGCCAGCCGCCGCCTGCAGCATCAGGCGCCAATGCCCAACCGTCCAGCGCTGCGCCAGCGCGACCGCGCAACACGCCAACACCAGGCATGCCAGCGTCGTGGCGCCGGGCAGCGCCGGCTGCACCTGCAGCAGCCCACAGCCACCCACAAAGCCCAAGATCGTGCCGCGCATGCGCCACTCCTGTCGTTGGCGCCTGGCGCCGAGGTGTCACGATAGGCCGGGATGGCGACGGCATGCCTTGCGCTGCGTCAGGTCGGCTGTCGGTGTGGACAGGTCCGCCCGTTCCGGCCCGCCTACAACTGCGCGGTGTGAAGAGGGTGATGCTTGAAGAAAGATGCGCGTCGACCGGGCCAGGATTTCGGTGTTGAAGGCGCCCGGCGGCGACGTTACGTACTCCCCCGCTCGATCAACTGGAACCCCGTATCCGTCACCTTCTCCATCTCCCCCGCCGCCGCCCCCAGCCTTTCGAGGATCGCCTGCGCAGCCAGCGCCCCGATGGCGACACCGTCCACCTTTACGCTCGACATCGGCGGGAACGTGTGGGCGGCGAAATTGAGGTCACCGAAGCCCAGCACCGCCAGTTGCTCCGGCACGCGCAGGCCGCGGCTGGCCGCTTCCGTCATGGCGCCTTGTGCCAGCGTGTCCGAGCTGCAGACGACGAGTTCGACGTCGGGATGTGCCGCCAGCAGTCGGGCGCAGCCCTCGCGGCCCAGCTTCAGGCTGGCTGGCACGGGCACCGTCTCCGTGGCGACGACGTTCAGTCCCCGCCGGGCCAATTCCGCCTGCAAGCCGAGATTGCGGCGTGCGGCGCGCGGGTCGCTGGCCGTCAGGATGGCGATGCGGCGGTAGCCCTTCTCCACCATGCGCGTGGCGACCGTGTGGCCGACCGCTTCGTGCGAGAACCCCACCAGCATGTCGATGGGGAACGGCGTCATGTCCCACGTTTCGACGACGGGAATGCCGGCACTCTCCAGCCGGCGCCGCGTGTTATCGGAATGCAGGGTGCCCGTGACGATCAGGCCATCGGGCCGGCGACTCAAGACCGTCTCGACCAGGATCTCCTCGCGCCACAGCTCGTAGCCGGCAAGGCCCAGCATCAGCTGGTAGCCGCCTTCGGTCAGCTTGTCGCTGGCCGCCTGCACCATGTCGGCAAAGATCGGGTTCGCGACGGTCGGCAGGATCAATGCCACCAGCTTGGTGCGGTCGGGCGTGACGGGCGCCGGCGGGCGGCTGCGGGCGTAGCCTGTTTCCCGCACCGCCGCCTGGATCTTCGCCAAGGTGCCGGGCCGCACCAGGTGCGGCTGGTTCAGGGCGCGCGACACCGTGATCGGCGATACGCCCGCAACGCGGGCGACGTCGTTCAGCGTCGCGCTGGTGATGTGGGGCTCGTCGGGCAGCTGGGGATCCATGGTCGTTGCGGTCGGGCGAAACGCCGATTCTACCCGACCCGCGGCCCCTTACGGCTACCGGAATTCGAAGCGGCGGATGTCGCCCACGACGAACAGGTAGCACAGGATCGCCACCAGGGCATTGGCGCCGACGAACACCAGCGCGCCGGCAAACGAGCCGGTGGCGTCGAGGATGTAGCCGATGGCGATCGGCGTCGTGATGGCGGCCGTATTGCCGAACGTGTTGAACAAGCCGCCGCTCAGACCACCCGCCTCCTTCGGCGACGTGTCCGACACGACGGCCCAGCCCAGCGCGCCGACGCCCTTGCCGAAGAACGCCAGCGACATCACGGCCACGACGATCCAGTCCTGCTCCACGTAGTTACAGACGATCATGC
This is a stretch of genomic DNA from Pseudoduganella chitinolytica. It encodes these proteins:
- a CDS encoding LacI family DNA-binding transcriptional regulator, translating into MDPQLPDEPHITSATLNDVARVAGVSPITVSRALNQPHLVRPGTLAKIQAAVRETGYARSRPPAPVTPDRTKLVALILPTVANPIFADMVQAASDKLTEGGYQLMLGLAGYELWREEILVETVLSRRPDGLIVTGTLHSDNTRRRLESAGIPVVETWDMTPFPIDMLVGFSHEAVGHTVATRMVEKGYRRIAILTASDPRAARRNLGLQAELARRGLNVVATETVPVPASLKLGREGCARLLAAHPDVELVVCSSDTLAQGAMTEAASRGLRVPEQLAVLGFGDLNFAAHTFPPMSSVKVDGVAIGALAAQAILERLGAAAGEMEKVTDTGFQLIERGST